Proteins encoded in a region of the Bicyclus anynana chromosome 9, ilBicAnyn1.1, whole genome shotgun sequence genome:
- the LOC112045001 gene encoding xanthine dehydrogenase gives MGLLNADEDISDVNTELVFYVNGKKVIEPKPDPEWTLLWYLRKKLRLTGTKLGCAEGGCGACTVMISKYNRKEKQIVHLAVNACLAPVCAMHGLAVTTIEGIGSTKTKLHPVQERLAKSHGSQCGFCTPGIVMSMYTLLRSCDKVKYSDMEVAFQGNLCRCTGYRAIIEGYKTFLEDWETNRVTNGKSNGSNGGACGMGKDCCKNRTDDSETEFIFDKSSFLPYDSSQEPIFPPELKLSCIYDEQYLIYQGEKVTWFRPTTLDTMLKLKNQYPDAKIVVGNTEVGVEVKFKHCVYPVIIMPNLVHEMNSVSETDTGLTVGAAVTLMELENIFRKNIQLLPKYKTRTLTTIIDMLNWFAGKQIRNVAAIGGNIMTGSPISDLNPILMALKVKLNLLSEKGGHRSVLMDETFFTGYRKNVVKSDEILLSIEIPYSTKYQYVKAYKQAKRREDDISIVTAAVNVEFEIDTNVISTITIAFGGMAPVTKIATKTGQLLKGLKWNEQMLDKAYTYMLDELPLNPSVPGGNVVFRQVLTMSLFLKAYLAIAKEMTQDYIHEDLIKSYHSSGGEQFHGSIPKSSQYFELVGDKQIKSDAVGRPIPHMSALKQVTGEAIYCDDMPTSEGELYLAFVLSSKAHAKLVSVNAEEALKQPGVVAFFSAKDLTEDQNAIGPIFHDEELFASTKVTSQGQTIGVIVAQDQQTAQNAARKVKIEYNELEPIIVTIEDAIKHNSFYKQFPKSIKRGNVQDMFEDSNNIIIEGECRMGGQEHFYLETHAAFAIPKKEDDELEIFCSSQHPSEIVKLTSHILHVPMNRIVARVKRMGGGFGGKESRGMLVALPVALAAHKLQRPVRCMLDRDEDMQMTGTRHPFLLKYKVAVTKEGKIMAAKVDIYNNGGYSIDLSGPVVERAMFHYENAYYIPHCEVTGHVCKTNLPSNTAFRGFGGPQGMFGAENMVEEIARKLNKSSEEIRRINLYQENSTTHYGQVLEHCTLQRCWDECVEKSDLKQRRINIENYNKQHRWRKRGISIIPTKFGIAFTEKLLNQAGALVLIYTDGSVLLSHGGTEMGQGLHTKMIQVASRVLGIDVSKIHISETATDKVPNTSATAASAGSDLNGMAVLEACQTLVKRLQPYKDKNPNGKWEDWVSAAFVDRVSLSATGFHATPDIGFDFKKSSGKPFNYFTFGVACTEVEIDCLSGDHQVIRSDIVMDLGESINPAIDIGQIEGAFIQGYGLYTMEELIYSPTGTLYSRGPGAYKIPGFGDIPLEFNVSLLKGAPNPRAVFSSKAVGEPPLFLASSAFFAIKEAIRAARADAGVSLDFYLESPATSARIRVACEDHITKKIPVPEPGSYIPWNVVP, from the exons ATGGGACTGTTGAACGCCGATGAAGATATTAGTGATGTGAATACGGAATTGGTTTTTTATGTTAATGGTAAAAAG GTAATAGAACCAAAACCAGACCCAGAATGGACACTTTTATGGTATTTACGGAAAAAGCTACGGCTCACTGGAACAAAATTGGGCTGTGCAGAGGGAGGCTGTGGTGCCTGCACGGTTATGATCTCAAAATATAACCGCAAAGAGAAACAAATAGT TCATCTTGCAGTAAATGCTTGTTTAGCGCCAGTATGTGCAATGCACGGACTAGCAGTCACTACTATAGAAGGAATAGGTTCCACTAAAACAAAGCTCCACCCGGTTCAGGAACGACTTGCAAAATCTCACGGTTCTCAATGTGGATTTTGTACTCCAGGCATAGTCATGTCCATGTATACTTTACTCAGAAGCTGTGATAAAGTTAAGTACTCAGATATGGAAGTCGCCTTTCAGGGAAATTTATGTAGATGTACAGGATACAGAGCTATTATTGAGGGTTACAAAACTTTTTTAGAAGATTGGGAAACAAATCGAGTAACAAATGGCAAGTCAAACGGTTCTAATGGTGGTGCATGTGGTATGGGAAAAGACTGTTGCAAAAATAGGACAGATGATAGCGAAACagaatttatttttgataaatcgTCATTTTTACCTTATGACTCAAGTCAGGAACCTATATTTCCTCCAGAACTCAAACTATCATGCATTTACGACGAACAATATCTAATATATCAAGGTGAAAAAGTTACTTGGTTTAGACCCACAACGCTAGATACGATGTTAAAGCTAAAGAACCAATATCCTGATGCAAAAATAGTAGTAGGAAACACTGAAGTTGGAGTAGAAGTAAAATTTAAACACTGTGTTTATCCAGTAATCATAATGCCAAATTTAGTTCATGAAATGAATTCAGTGTCTGAAACGGATACAGGATTAACAGTGGGAGCTGCGGTCACTCTTAtggaattggaaaatattttcagaaaaaacatacagttattgccaaaatacaaaacaagaacactaacaacaataatCGACATGCTAAATTGGTTTGCTGGTAAGCAAATACGTAATGTTGCCGCTATTGGTGGAAATATAATGACCGGCAGTCCTATATCAGATTTAAATCCAATATTAATGGCTTTAAAGGTAAAACTCAACCTCTTAAGTGAAAAGGGAGGTCATCGGTCTGTTTTAATGGATGAAACATTTTTCACGGGTTACAGAAAAAATGTTGTAAAGTCGGATGAAATCCTTCTTTCTATAGAGATTCCTTACTCAACGAAATATCAGTATGTAAAGGCATATAAACAGGCAAAGCGACGCGAGGACGATATATCCATTGTTACAGCTGCAGTAAACGttgaatttgaaattgataCAAATGTTATTAGCACTATCACAATAGCCTTTGGTGGAATGGCTCCAGTTACAAAGATAGCAACAAAAACTGGTCAGTTATTAAAAGGACTAAAATGGAATGAACAAATGCTCGATAAAGCTTATACATATATGCTGGATGAATTGCCTTTAAATCCCTCGGTACCCGGTGGGAATGTGGTATTTAGACAAGTTTTGACCatgagtttatttttgaaagccTATTTAGCTATAGCCAAAGAAATGACACAAGATTACATTCACGAAGATCTTATTAAGTCATATCATAGTAGTGGTGGTGAGCAGTTCCATGGCAGTATACCTAAAAGTTCTCAGTACTTTGAACTTGTTGGTGATAAGCAGATAAAAAGTGATGCAGTTGGTAGGCCGATTCCACACATGTCAGCTCTTAAACAAGTTACTGGAGAAGCGATTTATTGCGACGATATGCCAACTTCTGAAGGTGAATTATATTTAGCATTTGTTCTTAGTAGTAAGGCACACGCAAAGTTGGTGTCTGTAAATGCTGAAGAAGCATTAAAACAACCCGGTGTAGTAGCATTTTTTTCTGCAAAGGATTTGACAGAAGATCAAAACGCTATAGGGCCTATATTTCACGATGAAGAGTTATTTGCTAGTACAAAAGTTACAAGTCAAGGGCAAACAATTGGAGTAATAGTAGCTCAAGATCAACAGACCGCCCAAAACGCTGCTAGGAAAGTGAAAATCGAATATAATGAGTTAGAACCAATAATTGTTACAATAGAAGATGCTATCAAACATAACTCATTTTACAAACAATTTCCTAAATCTATAAAAAGAGGAAATGTGCAGGATATGTTTGAAGATTCAAACAATATAATCATAGAAGGAGAATGTCGGATGGGAGGACAGGAGCACTTTTACTTAGAAACACACGCAGCATTTGCAATTCCTAAGAAAGAAGATGATGAACTGGAGATATTTTGTTCTAGCCAACACCCTTCAGAAATTGTG aaattaaccagtcatattctTCATGTACCTATGAATAGAATAGTAGCTCGCGTAAAGCGTATGGGAGGAGGATTTGGTGGAAAAGAATCCAGAGGAATGCTAGTCGCATTACCGGTTGCCTTAGCTGCGCATAAGCTTCAAAGACCGGTCCGTTGCATGCTTGATCGTGACGAAGACATGCAAATGACAGGAACCAGACATCCCTTTCTATTAAAGTACAAAGTTGCAGTTACAAAAGAAGGAAAAATAATGGCTGCAAAAGTCGATATTTACAACAATGGAGGATACTCAATTGACCTATCTGGACCT GTGGTCGAAAGAGCGATGTTTCATTACGAAAACGCGTATTATATTCCTCACTGTGAGGTCACAGGCCATGTTTGTAAAACAAATTTGCCTAGCAACACTGCTTTTCGGGGATTTGGCGGTCCACAAGGAATGTTTGGCGCTGAAAACATGGTAGAAGAAATAGCACGTAAACTTAATAAGAGTTCTGAAGAAATTCGAAGAATTAATTTGTATCAAGAGAATTCAACTACTCATTATGGACAAGTTTTAGAACATTGTACATTACAAAGATGCTGGGATGAATGTGTAGAAAAAAGTGATTTAAAGCAAAGGAGaataaacattgaaaactaTAACAA GCAACATCGTTGGCGCAAGCGAGGTATTTCCATAATACCAACTAAATTCGGAATCGCATTTACTGAAAAATTGTTAAATCAAGCTGGCGCGTTGGTGTTGATTTATACCGATGGCTCAGTTCTTTTGTCTCATGGAGGAACTGAAATGGGACAAGGTCTTCATACTAAAATGATACAAGTGGCCTCTCGGGTTCTTGGTATCGATGTTTCGAAAATCCACATAAGTGAAACAGCAACAGATAAAGTACCTAATACTTCAGCAACTGCAGCCAGCGCTGGATCGGATCTTAATGGCATGGCTGTCCTCGAGGCATGCCAAACTTTAGTGAAGCGTCTACAACCATATAAAGATAAGAATCCTAACGGAAAATGGGAGGACTGGGTATCTGCGGCTTTTGTTGATCGTGTTAGTCTGTCAGCAACAGGATTCCATGCTACACCAGATATTGGAttcgactttaaaaaaagttcaGGGAAACCTTTTAATTACTTCACGTTTGGGGTAGCATGCACAGAAGTTGAAATCGATTGCCTTAGTGGAGACCATCAGGTTATAAGAAGTGACATTGTAATGGATTTAGGGGAAAGTATTAATCCAGCCATAGATATTGGGCAGATCGAAGGTGCATTCATACAGGGGTATGGGCTATATACTATGGAAGAGCTTATTTATTCTCCTACGGGGACTCTGTACTCTCGTGGCCCAGGAGCATACAAAATTCCAGGATTTGGTGACATTCCTCTTGAATTTAATGTATCATTACTGAAAGGTGCACCAAATCCTAGAGCAGTTTTCTCATCAAAA GCGGTTGGAGAGCCCCCCCTATTTTTGGCGAGCTCAGCTTTCTTCGCAATAAAAGAGGCGATTCGTGCAGCGCGAGCAGATGCGGGAGTCTCTCTCGACTTCTATCTGGAATCTCCTGCAACCTCTGCACGGATACGCGTTGCTTGCGAAGATCACATTACtaaaaag ATTCCTGTACCAGAGCCAGGCAGCTATATTCCATGGAATGTTGTTccttaa